A DNA window from Arachis hypogaea cultivar Tifrunner chromosome 18, arahy.Tifrunner.gnm2.J5K5, whole genome shotgun sequence contains the following coding sequences:
- the LOC112769961 gene encoding uncharacterized protein: MQDPGSFLISYTIGDITSQRALCDLGASINLMPLFLMRKLKIDEVKPTRISLQLVDRAIKFSLRVVENLLVKVGLFFIFPANFVILDMEEDKNASIILGRSYLATGRALIDVHKGELTLRVNEEDIVLNVLEALQHPSDSEGCMRVYLIEPLIQEIFDAKELDGVLEPPSEDGLLEIDDSPPQEKVSHMPDIEEGPPKLELKPLPPSLKYAFLGEQDSYPVIISSSLRHEEGEA, translated from the coding sequence ATGCAAGATCCGGGAAGCTTTCTAATTTCTTACACCATTGGAGACATTACTAGTCAGAGAgcattatgtgatcttggagctagcatcaatctcatgccacttttcTTGATGAGAAAGCTCAAAATTgatgaggtaaaacccactcgtatttctcttcaacttgttgATCGTGCAATTAAATTTTCTCTTAGAGTTGTTGAGAATTTACTGGTGAAAGtaggacttttttttatttttcctgctAATTTTGTCATACTGGATATGGAAGAGGACAAGAATGCCTCCATTATTTTAGGAAGATCCTATTTAGCTACAGGGAGAGCCCTTATTGATGTGCACAAGGGTGAGTTGactctgagagtcaatgaagaagATATTGTCCTTAATGTGCTTGAGGCTCTACAACACCCTAGTGATTCTGAGGGGTGTATGAGAGTTTATCTTATTGAGCCACTGATTCAAGAGATTTTTGATGCCAAAGAGCTTGATGGTGTTTTGGAACCCCCTTCAGAGGATGGTTTGCTTGagattgatgattcaccacctcaAGAGAAGGTGTCACACATGCCTGATATAGAGGAAGGGCCTCCGAAGCTTGAGTTGAAACCCTTGCCTCCCTCTTTGAAGTATGCTTTTCTAGGCGAGCAAGATTCCTATCCAGTGATCATTAGCTCCTCTCTGAGACATGAGGAAGGGGAAGCTTGA